One part of the Methanobrevibacter sp. V74 genome encodes these proteins:
- the carA gene encoding glutamine-hydrolyzing carbamoyl-phosphate synthase small subunit, with protein sequence MVKIAKLALEDGTVLKGESFGYKTTKLGELVFSTGMGGYTESLTDPSFRGEILMSTYPLEGNHGVSEKWYQSDNIQVEGFVCREVCRELSNFGPQKTLDEFLHEFETPGISGIDTRDLTLKIRERGSLKAAITTEDVSDDKLLEMARSQPSIEDKDVVPLVSTTEIKVFGEDADKKVALIDCGVKKNIINSFLERDIGVILFPYDTDYKTVLDYSPSGLMITSGPGNPDRVYETIETMKKLSNRLPIFGICMGQQLIAKSFGARSYKMKFGHRGENQPVKDLTTGKVFITSQNHGFTIDKESLKETDLELTQINLNDGTPEGISHRELPLKCIQYHPEAGPGPNDTRHIFDEFNQMMDDY encoded by the coding sequence ATGGTAAAAATAGCTAAATTAGCTTTGGAAGATGGTACTGTTTTAAAAGGTGAATCATTCGGTTATAAAACCACCAAATTGGGTGAACTTGTTTTTTCCACAGGCATGGGGGGTTATACTGAATCTTTAACCGATCCGTCTTTTAGAGGGGAAATATTAATGTCTACTTATCCTTTAGAGGGAAATCATGGGGTAAGTGAGAAGTGGTATCAATCTGACAATATTCAGGTTGAAGGATTTGTTTGTCGTGAAGTTTGCCGTGAACTTTCTAATTTTGGACCTCAAAAAACCTTGGATGAATTTTTACATGAATTTGAAACTCCCGGAATTAGTGGAATTGATACTCGGGATTTAACATTAAAAATCAGAGAAAGAGGTTCGCTTAAAGCAGCTATTACTACTGAAGATGTTTCTGATGATAAGCTTTTAGAAATGGCACGCTCACAACCAAGTATTGAAGATAAAGATGTTGTACCATTAGTTTCCACAACAGAAATTAAAGTATTCGGTGAGGATGCAGATAAAAAGGTTGCTTTAATTGATTGCGGAGTTAAAAAGAATATTATTAACTCATTTTTAGAAAGAGACATAGGTGTTATCTTATTCCCATATGATACTGATTATAAAACAGTTCTTGATTACTCTCCTTCTGGCTTAATGATAACTTCTGGACCTGGAAACCCGGATAGGGTATATGAGACAATTGAAACTATGAAAAAATTATCTAACAGATTACCAATATTTGGAATTTGCATGGGTCAACAGTTAATCGCAAAATCATTCGGTGCAAGATCATATAAAATGAAATTTGGGCACCGTGGTGAAAATCAGCCTGTTAAAGATCTGACAACTGGAAAAGTATTTATCACATCACAAAATCACGGTTTTACTATTGATAAGGAGTCACTAAAAGAAACTGATTTGGAATTAACTCAGATTAACTTAAATGATGGAACGCCGGAAGGTATTTCACATAGAGAATTGCCACTTAAATGTATTCAGTACCATCCTGAAGCAGGTCCGGGTCCAAACGATACAAGACATATTTTTGACGAATTTAATCAAATGATGGATGATTATTAA
- the carB gene encoding carbamoyl-phosphate synthase large subunit produces MPVDKDIKKVLIIGSGPIQIGQAAEFDYSGSQACKSLREEGIETVLVNSNPATIQTDLGMADTVYTEPLTPEIVSKIIKEEEIDAILPTMGGQTGLNIATGLGDLGLLEGIKVLGSDVQTIKDVEDRDLFANLMDEIGEEIPKCHAVESVDESLKAVEDIGYPVIVRPAFTLGGTGGGIAYNEEELIEIATHGLDMSFINQVLIDESVLGWKEIEFEVMRDKEDTCIIVCTMENIDPMGIHTGDSVVVAPIQNLCDETIQKMRDASIKIIRALGIRGGCNIQFALNPKTDEYKVIEVNPRVSRSSALASKATGYPIAKISSKIALGLTLDEIKNDITKETPASFEPAIDYVVIKIPKWPFDKFKGVSREVGVQMKATGEVMAIGRTFEEAFQKALRSLDMGFDGFEYVEYTEEDLSHPTDLIYFQIYSAIKDGMDIDKIRELTHIDNFFLYKIRNIVNFENDVTAEKLDDEDYLRKAKQIGCSNKRLAELSNQTEEYIRNLLSRYNIKKSYKMVDTCAAEFEAKTPYYYSTYDKGNELVSTNKKKVIILGAGPIRIGQGIEFDYCCVHSSLALKEEGIETILINNNPETVSTDYDISDKLFFEPLTFEDVMGVIEQEKPDGIIVQFGGQTSINLAVPLASAGVKILGTPYESIDRVEDRELFAELLERLHIHQAPYGTANSFEEAREIAEKITFPVLVRPSYVIGGRAMEIVYDNNELEEYMREAVKVSPEHPILVDKFLEDAIELDVDILCDGEDVFIAGIMEHIEEAGVHSGDSACVIPPQTIPEHILDTIREHSTKLALELDVKGLMNIQYAVKLDEEMVYIIEANPRASRTVPFVSKAIGVPLAKVATWIMHGAKLKDFNLTKEIKIDHVAVKESVFPFLKLPESDTVLGPEMKSTGESIGIDESFGMAFYKSQLSAGMELPKEGKIFMSVKEADKKKIRPIAEKASNLGFDIVATAGTGDATGLDNVEKILKVSQGSPNIRDAILNKEIDLIINTSEGKQSAKDGYIIRRLAIELGIPYVTTLAGARAALNAIQAIQNNKINVKSLNEYTGGE; encoded by the coding sequence ATGCCGGTAGATAAAGATATTAAAAAAGTATTAATTATTGGTTCTGGACCTATTCAAATCGGACAAGCGGCGGAATTTGATTATTCTGGTTCACAAGCATGTAAATCATTAAGGGAAGAGGGTATTGAAACAGTACTCGTTAACAGTAATCCCGCTACAATTCAAACTGACTTGGGAATGGCTGATACTGTTTATACTGAACCATTAACTCCAGAAATTGTTTCAAAAATCATCAAAGAAGAAGAAATCGATGCTATTTTACCAACCATGGGTGGACAAACTGGATTAAATATTGCAACTGGACTTGGAGATTTAGGATTACTTGAAGGAATCAAAGTTTTAGGTTCTGATGTTCAGACAATTAAAGATGTGGAGGATCGTGATTTATTCGCAAACCTTATGGATGAAATCGGTGAGGAAATTCCAAAATGCCATGCTGTTGAAAGTGTAGATGAATCATTAAAAGCAGTTGAAGACATTGGATATCCGGTAATTGTCAGACCGGCTTTCACATTAGGCGGAACTGGTGGGGGAATTGCTTATAATGAAGAAGAATTAATTGAAATTGCAACTCACGGTTTGGATATGAGTTTCATTAATCAGGTTCTCATTGACGAATCCGTTCTTGGATGGAAAGAAATTGAATTTGAAGTAATGAGAGATAAAGAAGATACATGCATTATTGTATGTACAATGGAAAACATAGATCCAATGGGCATCCACACAGGAGATAGTGTAGTTGTCGCTCCAATCCAAAACTTATGTGATGAAACTATTCAAAAAATGCGTGATGCATCAATTAAAATTATCAGAGCATTAGGAATCCGTGGAGGATGTAATATTCAATTTGCATTGAACCCGAAAACTGACGAATATAAAGTCATTGAAGTAAATCCAAGGGTATCTAGAAGCAGCGCACTTGCTTCAAAAGCAACAGGTTATCCAATCGCCAAAATTTCATCAAAAATCGCATTGGGATTAACTTTAGATGAGATTAAAAACGACATTACCAAAGAAACTCCTGCTTCTTTCGAACCAGCTATTGATTATGTAGTCATTAAAATCCCAAAATGGCCGTTTGATAAATTCAAAGGGGTTAGTCGTGAAGTTGGAGTTCAAATGAAAGCAACTGGGGAGGTCATGGCTATTGGAAGAACCTTCGAGGAAGCTTTCCAAAAGGCATTAAGATCACTTGACATGGGATTTGATGGATTTGAATATGTTGAATACACCGAAGAAGACCTTTCACATCCAACTGATTTAATTTATTTCCAAATCTATTCAGCTATTAAAGATGGAATGGATATTGATAAGATCCGTGAATTGACTCATATTGATAATTTCTTCCTATACAAAATCAGAAACATCGTAAACTTTGAAAATGATGTTACAGCTGAAAAATTAGATGATGAAGATTACTTGAGAAAAGCAAAACAAATTGGTTGTTCAAACAAACGTTTAGCAGAATTATCTAATCAAACCGAAGAATATATTAGAAACTTACTTTCCAGATATAACATTAAAAAATCATATAAAATGGTAGATACCTGTGCAGCTGAATTTGAAGCTAAAACTCCATATTACTACAGCACTTACGATAAAGGCAATGAATTGGTCTCAACCAATAAGAAAAAAGTAATAATCTTAGGTGCGGGACCTATTAGGATAGGTCAAGGTATTGAATTCGACTACTGTTGTGTACATTCATCCTTAGCACTTAAAGAGGAAGGAATTGAAACAATTCTAATTAACAACAACCCAGAAACTGTAAGTACCGATTATGATATTTCAGATAAATTATTCTTCGAGCCATTGACGTTTGAAGATGTTATGGGAGTAATTGAACAAGAAAAACCAGACGGGATCATTGTACAATTTGGCGGTCAAACATCTATTAACCTGGCAGTTCCGCTGGCTAGCGCTGGTGTAAAAATACTTGGAACTCCTTATGAAAGTATTGACCGGGTAGAAGACAGGGAATTATTTGCAGAACTTTTAGAAAGGTTACATATTCATCAAGCACCATATGGAACAGCTAATTCATTTGAGGAAGCTCGTGAAATTGCAGAAAAAATCACATTCCCCGTTTTAGTACGTCCATCATATGTTATTGGTGGAAGAGCTATGGAAATCGTTTATGATAACAATGAACTGGAAGAATATATGAGAGAAGCCGTAAAAGTTTCCCCAGAACATCCGATTTTAGTAGATAAATTCTTAGAAGATGCAATAGAACTTGATGTGGATATTTTATGCGATGGTGAAGACGTGTTTATTGCAGGAATCATGGAACACATTGAAGAAGCCGGTGTTCACTCTGGAGATTCAGCATGTGTAATCCCTCCTCAAACAATCCCCGAACATATTTTGGATACTATTCGTGAGCATTCAACAAAATTAGCTTTAGAATTGGATGTTAAAGGATTAATGAATATTCAATATGCAGTTAAACTTGATGAAGAGATGGTCTACATTATTGAAGCTAACCCTCGCGCAAGTAGAACTGTTCCATTTGTAAGTAAAGCTATTGGGGTGCCTCTTGCTAAAGTTGCAACTTGGATTATGCATGGCGCTAAATTAAAAGACTTTAATTTAACCAAAGAAATTAAAATTGACCATGTAGCTGTAAAGGAATCCGTATTCCCATTCTTAAAACTTCCAGAATCTGACACTGTACTTGGGCCTGAAATGAAATCTACAGGTGAAAGTATTGGTATCGATGAATCATTTGGAATGGCATTTTACAAATCACAACTTTCAGCAGGTATGGAATTGCCAAAGGAAGGCAAAATCTTTATGAGTGTTAAAGAAGCAGATAAGAAAAAAATCAGACCTATTGCTGAGAAGGCTTCTAATTTAGGGTTCGATATTGTAGCTACTGCAGGTACCGGAGATGCAACTGGTTTGGATAATGTTGAAAAAATCTTAAAAGTTTCTCAAGGATCTCCAAATATCAGAGATGCAATTTTAAATAAAGAAATTGATTTAATTATTAACACTTCAGAAGGCAAACAGTCTGCCAAAGATGGTTATATCATTAGACGTTTGGCTATTGAACTGGGTATACCTTATGTTACTACATTAGCTGGAGCAAGAGCGGCTTTAAATGCTATCCAGGCTATTCAGAATAATAAAATCAATGTAAAATCTTTAAACGAGTATACTGGTGGAGAATAA
- a CDS encoding zinc ribbon domain-containing protein, protein MIFINSQEIRYFYRNIVKTGDVYRVKYNNKDYGEFRKLSDALYERDALFFCNFDYDLLVECDLENKYENMDLPPFPEKRPKGRIKGTKVNKTEREGEILFNHKIRKFYIKKGDEIIGNYDTMTEAFYYKKLLINNDWCKSVLKTTITQKIDVNIIIDSTKEYKVQLNYCPKCKNKLKSNDKECPSCGINIEEYLYKN, encoded by the coding sequence GTGATTTTTATTAACTCTCAAGAAATAAGATACTTCTACAGAAACATTGTGAAAACTGGTGATGTATATAGAGTTAAATATAACAATAAAGACTATGGAGAGTTTAGAAAATTATCTGATGCATTATATGAAAGGGATGCATTATTCTTCTGTAATTTCGATTATGATTTACTTGTTGAATGTGACCTTGAAAACAAGTATGAGAATATGGACTTACCTCCATTTCCTGAAAAAAGACCTAAAGGAAGAATAAAAGGAACTAAAGTCAACAAAACCGAAAGGGAAGGAGAAATACTTTTCAATCATAAAATTCGTAAATTTTATATCAAAAAAGGTGACGAAATAATCGGAAATTATGACACAATGACCGAAGCATTTTATTATAAAAAACTCTTAATAAACAATGACTGGTGTAAAAGTGTCTTAAAAACAACCATTACACAGAAAATTGATGTTAATATCATCATTGATTCAACAAAAGAGTACAAAGTTCAACTAAATTATTGTCCCAAGTGTAAAAATAAGTTAAAATCAAATGACAAAGAATGTCCTTCATGCGGTATCAATATTGAAGAATATTTGTATAAAAATTAA
- a CDS encoding amidohydrolase family protein: MYTISNGIILKGQDLLPARENIVVDEGKIIEIGKEAWEGKIIDVGGAVVCPSFINSHIHIGDSIIKDEGYFLSLSEMVKPPDGVKHKALSNASDDDLIESMRQSMVDMINSGTTHFIDYREGGIKGVKLLMKASKDLPIKPIILGRDDSFYGENPDLNKVKSAIRKLLKIADGIAPSGFGEITPEVAKLIVEECKKQGKISSIHVAESESNQIESLNDFGISEIGMGVESGFDQLVHLTNPKGKDLSSVASSNQNVVVCPRANAALNVGVAPLNKMLELGIKPLLGSDNVMLNSPNMLRELEFSLKIMAVCYKRYINPVDLVKMATTNICESNINCIVKKAVILENNFAEFIIVKSFSKNPYLNICNRLETKDILSIINKRINI, from the coding sequence ATGTATACTATATCAAATGGAATTATATTAAAAGGCCAAGATTTACTTCCTGCTCGTGAAAATATCGTTGTTGATGAAGGTAAAATCATTGAAATTGGAAAAGAAGCATGGGAAGGTAAAATAATTGATGTAGGTGGGGCTGTAGTATGTCCTTCCTTTATTAATAGTCACATTCATATTGGGGATTCCATAATTAAAGATGAAGGTTATTTTCTTAGCTTATCTGAAATGGTTAAACCGCCTGATGGCGTTAAACATAAGGCACTTTCAAATGCTTCAGATGATGATCTGATTGAATCTATGAGACAATCTATGGTGGATATGATAAATTCCGGAACTACTCATTTTATAGATTATAGGGAAGGCGGAATTAAGGGGGTCAAACTTTTAATGAAAGCTTCAAAGGATTTGCCTATCAAACCAATAATTTTGGGTCGGGATGATAGTTTTTATGGTGAAAATCCTGATTTAAATAAGGTTAAAAGTGCTATTCGCAAACTCTTAAAAATAGCTGATGGAATAGCTCCAAGCGGGTTTGGCGAAATTACTCCTGAAGTTGCAAAGTTAATTGTTGAAGAATGCAAAAAACAAGGAAAAATATCATCAATCCATGTTGCTGAATCCGAATCAAATCAAATAGAATCATTAAATGATTTTGGCATTAGTGAAATTGGTATGGGAGTGGAATCTGGATTTGACCAGTTAGTTCATCTTACAAACCCTAAAGGTAAAGATTTGTCCTCAGTTGCATCATCAAATCAAAATGTTGTAGTTTGTCCAAGAGCAAATGCAGCTTTAAATGTTGGAGTTGCACCTTTAAATAAAATGCTTGAATTAGGCATTAAACCATTACTGGGAAGTGATAATGTAATGCTTAACTCACCAAATATGTTGAGAGAACTTGAATTTTCACTAAAAATCATGGCAGTTTGTTATAAAAGATATATCAATCCTGTTGATTTAGTTAAAATGGCAACAACCAATATCTGCGAATCCAATATTAATTGCATTGTAAAAAAAGCAGTCATTTTAGAGAATAATTTTGCCGAATTTATAATTGTTAAATCTTTTTCTAAAAATCCCTACCTTAATATATGCAATCGTTTAGAAACGAAAGATATATTATCTATCATTAACAAAAGAATAAACATATAA
- a CDS encoding universal stress protein, producing MYKKILVPTDGSEFAKKAQKHALFLSKVSGAEIIAVSVTENNFVNGLPLDDEVYQLNQILKERSEENLKEFDELNNDDLKITHVIREGSPAKVILEVAEEENIDLIVMGSSGKSGFDRFIMGSVADKVVNSAKCAVLVVH from the coding sequence ATGTATAAAAAAATATTGGTCCCTACAGATGGGTCAGAATTTGCAAAAAAAGCTCAAAAACATGCTTTGTTCTTATCAAAAGTAAGTGGGGCTGAAATAATTGCTGTGAGTGTCACAGAAAATAATTTTGTTAACGGACTTCCATTAGATGATGAAGTATACCAGTTAAATCAAATTTTAAAAGAAAGATCTGAAGAAAATCTTAAGGAATTTGATGAATTAAATAATGATGACCTAAAGATCACTCATGTTATTAGAGAAGGTTCCCCAGCTAAAGTTATTCTAGAAGTTGCTGAAGAAGAAAATATTGATTTAATTGTTATGGGTAGTTCGGGTAAATCTGGTTTCGATAGATTTATTATGGGTAGTGTTGCAGACAAAGTTGTAAACTCTGCAAAATGCGCAGTACTTGTAGTTCATTAA